A single Pseudomonas sp. HN11 DNA region contains:
- a CDS encoding LysR family transcriptional regulator, which translates to MNWDDARVFLAVCRESTLRGAARILGVDQATVGRRINALEKSLSATLFLRTSEGYALTAVGEAALLSVEKMERSALDLERQIQGLDARLTGTVRVSTTDSLAIDFLIPAIACLHRKHADVRVQLDASTQILSLAKREADIAVRNTRPDNPDLIARRIARWPVGLFASQGYIDRHGLPAPGSLFEGHDLVVYQPYLQTQKDLTLVSEPLGRGRIVAALSSSLLVRRSIAAGIGIGEIPVYTGERDGLVRLWPERTRPLPYDVWLVTHADLRHTARVRVVIDEIVAAFAGTGD; encoded by the coding sequence ATGAATTGGGATGATGCCCGGGTCTTTCTGGCAGTCTGCCGCGAATCAACGCTGCGCGGCGCCGCACGGATACTGGGTGTGGATCAGGCCACGGTGGGTCGACGGATCAACGCCCTGGAGAAGTCCTTGAGCGCCACCTTGTTCCTGCGCACGTCCGAGGGCTATGCGCTGACGGCAGTGGGCGAGGCTGCCTTGCTTTCGGTGGAAAAAATGGAGCGTTCGGCCCTCGACCTGGAGCGTCAGATCCAGGGCCTGGATGCCCGCCTGACCGGCACCGTGCGCGTCAGTACCACCGACTCTCTGGCCATCGACTTTTTGATCCCGGCCATCGCTTGCCTACATCGCAAACACGCCGACGTACGCGTGCAACTGGATGCCTCCACCCAGATCCTCAGCCTGGCCAAGCGCGAGGCTGACATTGCCGTGCGCAATACCCGCCCCGACAACCCCGACCTGATCGCCCGGCGCATTGCCCGTTGGCCGGTCGGGCTGTTCGCATCGCAAGGCTACATCGACCGCCACGGCTTGCCTGCGCCGGGTAGCCTGTTCGAAGGCCACGACCTGGTGGTGTACCAGCCCTACCTGCAAACCCAGAAAGACCTGACCCTGGTTTCTGAACCCCTGGGACGCGGGCGCATTGTCGCGGCCTTGAGTTCCAGCCTGCTGGTGCGTCGCTCCATTGCCGCCGGCATCGGCATCGGCGAGATTCCGGTGTACACCGGCGAACGTGACGGCCTGGTGCGCCTCTGGCCCGAGCGCACCCGGCCGCTGCCGTACGACGTGTGGCTGGTGACCCACGCCGACCTGCGCCATACCGCACGGGTGCGGGTGGTGATCGATGAGATCGTCGCGGCCTTTGCCGGCACTGGGGACTGA
- a CDS encoding alginate export family protein, giving the protein MTRRTGWGLAVLWPLLAGSVHADEQATRPAIKANRWQEDWSVLQDPALRTQPLDSLKYIPLSSADPLTYLSLGATLRERFEMNDASGFGVRNVKRDRYLIQRFQVHADLHLNENWRVFTQLEDVRAYDKTTIGGADQNRVDLRLAFAEYVNTFSSGTLKTRVGRQDFAFDLQRFISSRDGPNVRQSFDALWADWETSNWRFIGIASQPVQYQDGRHFDDKSNSDARFHMVRVERLVGGKNELSAYYGVYERSAAHYLDADGDETRHLFDARLGGAAMGFDWDIEAMLQSGSVGSKDIRAWAGGSRTGYTFDSLAWKPRVGLQLDIASGDRKTGDGTVGTFNPLFPNGYYFSLAGYTGYSNLIHVKPSITVKPIDKLSVQTAIGLLWRQTTSDAVYTQPNLPVAGTAGRGDRWTGAYAQLRTDYVFSPNLTGAVEAVHYDVGQTLRDAGGDDSNYLGVELKFSW; this is encoded by the coding sequence ATGACCCGTCGCACAGGCTGGGGCCTGGCCGTGCTGTGGCCGCTGCTCGCCGGCAGCGTCCACGCCGACGAGCAAGCAACGCGTCCGGCCATCAAGGCCAACCGCTGGCAGGAAGATTGGTCGGTGCTGCAGGACCCGGCGCTGCGCACGCAGCCGCTGGACAGCTTGAAGTACATCCCGTTGTCGAGTGCCGACCCGTTGACCTATCTGTCCCTGGGCGCAACGCTGCGCGAACGTTTCGAAATGAACGACGCCAGCGGCTTCGGTGTACGCAACGTGAAACGTGACCGCTACCTGATCCAGCGCTTTCAGGTGCATGCCGACCTGCACCTGAACGAAAACTGGCGGGTATTCACCCAACTCGAAGATGTGCGTGCCTACGATAAAACCACGATTGGCGGCGCCGACCAGAACCGCGTTGACCTGCGACTGGCCTTTGCCGAATACGTGAATACCTTCAGCAGCGGTACACTCAAGACCCGTGTCGGACGTCAGGATTTCGCCTTCGACCTGCAACGCTTCATCTCATCGCGGGACGGGCCGAATGTGCGGCAATCCTTCGATGCGCTGTGGGCCGACTGGGAGACATCCAACTGGCGTTTCATCGGGATTGCCAGCCAGCCGGTGCAGTATCAGGACGGTCGGCACTTCGACGACAAATCCAACAGCGACGCGCGTTTCCATATGGTCCGCGTGGAGCGGCTGGTGGGCGGCAAAAACGAGTTGTCGGCCTACTACGGCGTGTATGAGCGCAGCGCGGCGCATTACCTGGACGCGGACGGCGACGAAACCCGACACTTGTTCGACGCACGCCTGGGCGGCGCGGCCATGGGCTTTGACTGGGACATCGAAGCGATGCTGCAAAGCGGTTCGGTCGGCAGCAAGGACATCCGCGCCTGGGCCGGGGGCAGCCGCACCGGCTACACCTTCGACAGCCTGGCCTGGAAACCGCGCGTGGGCCTGCAACTGGACATCGCCTCCGGCGACCGTAAAACCGGGGATGGTACCGTCGGTACGTTCAACCCGCTGTTCCCCAACGGGTACTACTTTTCCCTGGCGGGCTATACCGGCTACAGCAACCTGATTCACGTCAAGCCGTCAATCACAGTCAAACCGATCGACAAGCTCAGCGTGCAAACCGCCATCGGCCTGCTCTGGCGTCAAACCACCAGTGACGCGGTGTACACCCAGCCTAATCTGCCGGTCGCCGGCACCGCCGGCAGGGGTGATCGCTGGACCGGCGCCTATGCGCAACTGCGCACCGATTATGTGTTCAGCCCCAACCTCACCGGCGCCGTCGAAGCTGTCCATTACGATGTAGGTCAGACCCTGCGTGATGCTGGCGGCGATGACAGTAACTACCTGGGCGTCGAGCTTAAATTCAGCTGGTAG
- a CDS encoding type 1 glutamine amidotransferase domain-containing protein: MKVLMVLTSHDQLGNTGRKTGFWLEEFAAPYYAFKDAGAEIVLASPAGGQPPLDPVSDQPDFQTEQTHRFAADPAAQLALATTLKLDSVNADDFDTVFYPGGHGPLWDLAESPVSIALIESFERAGKPIGFVCHAPGALRHVKAVNGDPLVKGRRVTGFSNSEEAAVELTDVVPFLVEDEFKKLGGLYEKGADWQSFVITDGLLITGQNPGSSSDVAKALLKLTA, translated from the coding sequence ATGAAAGTTTTGATGGTATTGACCTCTCACGATCAGTTGGGCAACACCGGCCGCAAGACCGGCTTCTGGCTCGAAGAGTTTGCCGCACCCTATTACGCGTTCAAGGACGCCGGCGCCGAGATCGTGCTGGCTTCACCGGCCGGTGGCCAGCCGCCGCTGGACCCGGTGAGCGACCAGCCGGACTTCCAGACCGAGCAGACCCATCGCTTCGCTGCCGACCCGGCTGCCCAGCTGGCCCTGGCCACCACGCTGAAACTGGACTCGGTCAACGCCGACGATTTCGATACCGTGTTCTACCCGGGCGGCCACGGCCCGCTGTGGGACCTGGCGGAGTCGCCGGTGTCGATTGCCCTGATCGAGTCCTTTGAGCGAGCTGGCAAGCCGATCGGGTTTGTCTGCCACGCACCGGGCGCCTTGCGTCATGTCAAGGCGGTCAATGGCGACCCGTTGGTCAAGGGTCGTCGCGTCACCGGGTTCTCCAACTCGGAAGAGGCGGCGGTGGAGTTGACTGATGTGGTGCCGTTCCTGGTGGAAGATGAATTCAAGAAGTTGGGCGGTCTTTATGAGAAAGGCGCTGACTGGCAATCCTTTGTCATCACAGATGGCCTGTTGATCACCGGGCAAAACCCTGGCAGTTCCAGTGACGTCGCTAAAGCCTTGCTGAAACTCACCGCTTAA
- a CDS encoding DoxX family protein — translation MNESKRQDLGLLFLRVSGALFLLWVHGLPKLLNYSEQLKLIEDPFHLGASITLLLAIFAEVLCPLLIITGVFVRLACLPILAVLLIAMLVVHPEWTLLEGQFGWLLLIIFTSVLIAGPGRLVLSQRFP, via the coding sequence ATGAACGAATCAAAACGTCAGGACCTGGGACTGTTGTTTCTGCGGGTCAGTGGGGCATTGTTCCTGCTGTGGGTACATGGCTTGCCCAAATTGCTCAACTACAGCGAACAATTGAAGCTGATCGAAGACCCCTTCCATCTGGGCGCGTCGATCACGCTGCTGCTGGCAATCTTCGCCGAAGTGCTGTGCCCGCTGCTGATCATCACCGGGGTGTTCGTGCGCTTGGCGTGCTTGCCGATCCTGGCGGTACTGTTGATCGCGATGCTGGTGGTGCACCCGGAATGGACGCTGCTCGAAGGGCAGTTCGGCTGGTTACTGCTGATTATTTTCACCAGCGTGTTGATCGCCGGGCCGGGGCGACTGGTCCTGAGCCAGCGTTTTCCTTGA
- a CDS encoding NAD(P)H-quinone oxidoreductase — MTLPQEMTLIEITTPGGPEVLQPRRADVPVAGPGEILIRVHAAGVNRPDALQRAGKYPMKPGMSPIPGLEVAGEVVALGDGVSEYAVGDKVCALTNGGGYAQFCAVPATQALPVPEGMDWIQAAAVPETFFTVWANLFGLGGAHKGQRVLIHGGTSGIGTTALMLCREFGIQAFATAGSAYKCAAIAKLGAEPINYREQDFAEVIAKRTGDEGMNVILDIMGASYLNHNIKSLAMDGHLVMLGFLGGGKANDVDLLSILAKRAVVTGSLLRARTKDEKAAIAEQLREYVWPVLAAGRCLPMIDKVYEYTDAAQAHARMEGGDHIGKIVLRVE; from the coding sequence ATGACGCTTCCTCAAGAAATGACCCTGATCGAAATCACCACCCCAGGCGGGCCTGAAGTGCTGCAACCACGCCGGGCCGATGTGCCGGTCGCAGGTCCCGGCGAGATCCTGATCCGCGTGCATGCCGCCGGGGTCAACCGCCCTGACGCCCTGCAGCGCGCCGGCAAGTACCCGATGAAACCCGGCATGAGCCCGATTCCAGGATTGGAAGTGGCCGGTGAAGTCGTCGCCCTGGGCGATGGCGTGAGCGAGTACGCGGTCGGCGACAAGGTCTGCGCGCTGACCAATGGCGGCGGCTACGCGCAATTTTGCGCCGTACCGGCCACCCAGGCCCTGCCGGTCCCGGAGGGCATGGACTGGATTCAAGCGGCGGCCGTGCCAGAGACTTTCTTTACCGTGTGGGCCAACCTGTTCGGCCTCGGTGGCGCGCACAAAGGTCAGCGCGTGCTGATCCACGGCGGCACCAGTGGCATCGGCACCACCGCCTTGATGCTATGTCGCGAGTTCGGCATCCAGGCTTTCGCCACCGCCGGCAGCGCCTACAAATGTGCTGCGATTGCCAAGCTGGGCGCCGAGCCGATCAATTATCGCGAGCAGGACTTTGCCGAGGTCATTGCCAAGAGGACCGGTGATGAAGGCATGAACGTGATCCTCGACATCATGGGCGCCTCCTACCTGAACCACAACATCAAGTCCCTGGCCATGGACGGTCACTTGGTGATGCTGGGCTTCCTCGGGGGCGGCAAGGCGAACGATGTCGATCTGCTGAGCATCCTTGCTAAACGCGCGGTGGTCACCGGCTCACTGTTGCGCGCACGCACCAAGGATGAAAAGGCCGCGATTGCCGAACAGCTACGCGAATACGTGTGGCCGGTGCTGGCCGCCGGGCGGTGCCTGCCGATGATCGACAAAGTGTACGAATACACCGACGCCGCCCAGGCCCATGCGCGGATGGAGGGTGGTGATCATATTGGCAAGATCGTATTGCGAGTCGAATAG
- a CDS encoding GNAT family N-acetyltransferase, producing the protein MPEVTVELIQTGPEHAELIRNLYQYYAYESSDWEQEDVEADGRFYIHDEHLTRYWQDPQWSANLLLVDGYIAGFLLIEGSELPGIDALELADLFVLKRYRRKGIGRAIASQVLCSGEADWLVRFYDQDEVSQAFWRTVLDNLPRPVQTIELDDDPQLVSYLITRAALH; encoded by the coding sequence ATGCCCGAAGTCACCGTCGAATTGATCCAGACCGGCCCGGAGCACGCCGAGCTGATCCGCAATCTTTACCAGTACTACGCCTATGAATCATCGGACTGGGAACAGGAAGATGTCGAGGCTGATGGCCGTTTCTATATCCATGACGAACACTTGACCCGTTACTGGCAGGACCCGCAATGGAGCGCCAACCTGCTGTTGGTCGATGGCTATATCGCGGGTTTCCTGTTGATCGAAGGCAGCGAGCTACCGGGCATCGACGCCCTGGAGCTGGCCGATTTATTTGTCCTCAAGCGTTACCGCCGCAAAGGTATCGGGCGCGCCATCGCCAGCCAGGTACTGTGCAGCGGCGAGGCGGATTGGCTGGTGCGCTTCTACGATCAGGACGAAGTGTCCCAGGCGTTCTGGCGCACGGTGCTGGATAACCTGCCGCGCCCGGTGCAGACGATTGAGCTCGACGATGACCCGCAGTTGGTGAGTTACCTGATTACGCGGGCGGCGCTGCATTGA
- a CDS encoding alkene reductase, whose protein sequence is MTHDVLSTPVKLGHHTLNNRIVLPPLTRQRSAQPGDIATELMAEYYRQRASAGFMVSEGTQIEPRGQGYAWTPGIYTPAQIDGWRKVTDAVHAEGGVIFAQLWHVGRVSHNALQPDGAAPVAPSALPALQAKAFIETAPGEGELKQPPVPRALATQEVKELVGRYAQAARNALDAGFDGVEIHSANGYLVNQFISAHANQRDDEYGGSLENRLRFLREIVEAVSAVVGPERLGVRFSPLFSGTDQDRVYIGLVEDDPHHTYLEAIKVLEASGIAYVSIAEADWDNAPVLPESFRRAARDTFSGRIIYAGRYTAERGAALVNAGLADLIAFGRPFIANPDLPQRIFNGWPLNPLRVDGMYGGGAAGYIDYPAYSD, encoded by the coding sequence ATGACTCACGATGTTTTAAGTACCCCCGTAAAGCTGGGCCACCATACACTGAACAACCGTATTGTCTTGCCGCCGTTGACGCGTCAGCGCAGCGCCCAACCGGGTGATATCGCGACCGAGTTGATGGCCGAGTATTACCGCCAGCGTGCCAGTGCCGGTTTCATGGTCAGCGAGGGCACGCAGATTGAGCCGCGTGGCCAGGGCTATGCCTGGACGCCGGGTATTTACACCCCGGCGCAGATCGATGGCTGGCGCAAGGTCACCGACGCGGTGCATGCCGAGGGTGGGGTGATCTTCGCCCAGTTGTGGCATGTGGGCCGGGTGTCCCATAACGCATTGCAGCCCGACGGCGCGGCACCGGTTGCACCGTCTGCGCTGCCGGCTCTGCAAGCCAAAGCCTTCATCGAAACGGCGCCGGGGGAGGGTGAGTTGAAGCAGCCGCCGGTGCCACGTGCGTTGGCCACGCAGGAGGTCAAGGAATTGGTCGGGCGATACGCCCAAGCGGCACGCAATGCGCTGGATGCGGGGTTTGATGGGGTGGAAATCCATTCGGCCAATGGCTACCTGGTGAACCAGTTCATCTCGGCGCATGCCAATCAGCGCGACGATGAATACGGTGGCTCGTTGGAAAACCGCTTGCGTTTCCTGCGCGAGATTGTTGAGGCGGTGAGTGCCGTGGTCGGGCCGGAACGCCTGGGGGTGCGCTTCTCGCCGTTGTTCAGCGGCACCGATCAGGACCGCGTGTACATCGGCCTGGTGGAAGACGACCCGCACCACACCTACCTCGAAGCGATCAAGGTGCTGGAAGCGTCGGGCATCGCCTACGTCTCCATCGCCGAAGCCGACTGGGACAACGCCCCGGTGTTGCCCGAATCATTCCGTCGCGCGGCGCGCGACACCTTCAGTGGACGGATCATCTATGCGGGCCGCTACACCGCTGAGCGCGGTGCTGCTCTGGTCAACGCGGGACTGGCGGATTTGATTGCGTTCGGGCGGCCGTTCATTGCCAACCCGGACCTGCCGCAGCGCATTTTCAATGGCTGGCCGTTGAATCCGTTGCGGGTGGACGGGATGTACGGCGGTGGTGCAGCGGGCTATATCGACTACCCCGCCTACTCAGACTGA
- a CDS encoding GlxA family transcriptional regulator: MHSVALLVYPNFECLSLSVGSVFECANLLRGEPAYEFHLVSESGGAVMASQGFSVNTTPIRAEGYDTLIVSGYMEFRLPEANLLERVKAASAQSRRVASLCMGIFVLAEAGLLEGKRTTTHWIHAPAFRKRYPAIRLEEDKLFVVDGQVWTGAGMSAGVDLALAMVENDLGSDLARRIARKLVIAQRRGSEQSQLSALLELDPKSDRVQLALAYARENLTHDLSVEALADVARLSPRQFSRVFREETGQTPAKAVESLRVEAARALMETSRHPVEVVARETGFGDRERMRQAFLRAFGQPPQVMQQAFNAAPPA, translated from the coding sequence ATGCACAGCGTTGCGCTACTGGTTTACCCGAATTTCGAATGCCTGAGCCTCAGCGTGGGCTCGGTGTTTGAATGTGCGAACCTGTTGCGGGGCGAGCCGGCCTATGAATTTCACCTGGTGTCGGAAAGCGGCGGCGCAGTGATGGCCTCGCAAGGGTTCTCGGTGAACACCACCCCTATTCGGGCCGAAGGCTACGACACGCTAATCGTCAGCGGCTATATGGAATTCCGCCTGCCGGAGGCCAACCTGCTGGAACGGGTCAAGGCCGCCTCCGCTCAGTCGCGGCGCGTCGCCTCGTTGTGCATGGGCATCTTTGTGCTGGCCGAAGCGGGTTTGCTGGAGGGCAAGCGCACCACCACCCACTGGATTCACGCGCCCGCCTTTCGCAAGCGCTACCCGGCTATCCGCCTGGAAGAAGACAAGCTGTTCGTGGTGGACGGCCAGGTGTGGACCGGCGCCGGCATGAGTGCCGGGGTGGACCTGGCACTGGCAATGGTTGAAAACGACCTGGGCAGCGATCTGGCCCGGCGCATTGCACGCAAGCTGGTGATTGCCCAGCGCCGGGGCAGTGAGCAATCACAGCTGTCGGCGCTGTTGGAGCTGGACCCGAAATCGGACCGCGTGCAACTGGCCCTGGCCTACGCCCGCGAGAACCTGACCCACGACTTGTCGGTGGAAGCCCTGGCCGATGTCGCCCGGCTGAGCCCGCGCCAGTTCAGTCGGGTGTTCCGTGAGGAAACCGGCCAGACGCCGGCCAAGGCCGTCGAGTCCCTGCGGGTAGAAGCCGCCCGGGCGCTGATGGAAACCAGTCGCCATCCGGTCGAAGTGGTCGCCCGCGAAACCGGGTTTGGTGATCGCGAGCGCATGCGCCAGGCGTTTTTAAGGGCGTTCGGGCAGCCGCCGCAGGTGATGCAGCAGGCGTTCAATGCAGCGCCGCCCGCGTAA
- a CDS encoding undecaprenyl-diphosphate phosphatase, whose product MTNACTAGLDVGFASLDYLQIFILGVIQGITELLPVSSTAHMRVVPALLGWQDPGSAFSAAMQLAALAAVVSYFWRDVRQVTTGSIGAVRRGDYNDRWFKLAVAIVLATLPIGIAGLALSSTLNACNSPLRGLMVIGISCVVMAVLLAVAELRARHTREMSEMRLRDALIVGIAQIGALIPGVSRSGSTLTAALFLNFKREEAARFSFLLGLPAIALAGLKELWVLLHADMPAHAWPHLLFGLVVASISAFFAIWGLMKFLERFSTWPFVIYRALLGIFLIVAVSGGLLA is encoded by the coding sequence TTGACAAACGCCTGTACCGCCGGCCTGGACGTGGGTTTTGCCTCCCTGGATTACCTGCAGATTTTCATCCTGGGCGTGATCCAGGGCATTACCGAGCTGCTACCGGTGTCGTCCACCGCCCATATGCGCGTGGTGCCCGCCCTGCTCGGCTGGCAGGACCCCGGCTCGGCGTTTTCCGCGGCCATGCAATTGGCGGCGCTGGCGGCGGTGGTCAGTTACTTCTGGCGGGATGTGCGCCAGGTGACGACCGGCAGCATCGGTGCGGTGCGCCGGGGTGACTACAACGATCGCTGGTTCAAGCTGGCGGTGGCGATTGTGCTGGCGACCCTCCCCATCGGCATCGCCGGCCTGGCGCTGTCTTCAACCCTGAACGCTTGCAACTCGCCGTTGCGTGGGCTGATGGTGATTGGCATATCCTGCGTGGTCATGGCCGTGCTGCTGGCGGTGGCCGAACTGCGCGCACGCCACACCCGCGAGATGAGTGAGATGCGCCTGCGGGATGCGTTGATCGTGGGTATTGCGCAGATTGGCGCGCTGATTCCGGGGGTTTCGCGTTCCGGCTCCACCCTCACCGCCGCGCTGTTCCTCAACTTCAAGCGTGAGGAAGCCGCGCGATTCTCCTTCCTGCTCGGCTTGCCCGCCATCGCCCTCGCCGGCCTGAAGGAACTGTGGGTACTGCTGCACGCCGATATGCCCGCGCATGCCTGGCCGCATTTGCTGTTCGGCCTGGTGGTCGCGAGCATCTCGGCGTTTTTTGCGATCTGGGGCCTGATGAAGTTTTTGGAGCGGTTCTCCACCTGGCCATTTGTGATCTATCGCGCGTTGCTGGGAATCTTCCTGATTGTGGCGGTCAGCGGCGGGTTGCTGGCTTAA
- a CDS encoding alpha/beta fold hydrolase has translation MSTFVAKDGTQIYFKDWGSGKPVLFSHGWPLDADMWEYQMEYLSSRGFRTIAFDRRGFGRSDQPWTGNDYDTFADDIAQLIEHLDLKDVTLVGFSMGGGDVARYIARHGSARVAGLVLLGAVTPLFGQKPDYPQGVPTEVFDGIKAGLLKDRAQFISDFNAPFYGTNKGQVVSEGVLTQTLQVALLASLKSTVDCVTVFSETDFRPDMTKIDVPTLVIHGDGDQIVPFETTGKVAAASIKGAELKVYKDAPHGFAVTHAQQLNEDLLAFLNR, from the coding sequence ATGAGCACATTCGTTGCCAAAGACGGTACCCAGATCTACTTCAAGGACTGGGGCAGCGGTAAACCTGTGTTGTTCAGCCATGGCTGGCCGCTGGATGCCGACATGTGGGAATACCAGATGGAATACCTGAGCAGCCGTGGCTTTCGCACCATCGCGTTCGACCGCCGTGGCTTCGGACGTTCGGACCAGCCGTGGACAGGCAACGACTACGACACCTTCGCCGATGATATCGCCCAGTTGATCGAGCACCTGGACCTCAAGGACGTGACCCTGGTGGGCTTTTCCATGGGCGGCGGCGACGTCGCGCGCTACATCGCACGCCATGGCAGCGCGCGCGTGGCCGGCCTGGTGTTGCTGGGCGCGGTGACGCCGCTGTTCGGCCAGAAACCGGACTACCCGCAAGGTGTGCCCACCGAAGTTTTCGATGGCATCAAGGCAGGCCTGCTGAAAGACCGCGCGCAATTCATCAGCGATTTCAACGCCCCGTTCTACGGCACCAACAAAGGCCAGGTAGTCTCCGAAGGCGTGCTGACCCAGACCTTGCAAGTGGCGCTGCTGGCCTCGCTCAAGTCGACAGTGGATTGCGTCACTGTGTTCTCCGAAACCGACTTCCGCCCAGACATGACCAAGATCGATGTGCCGACCCTGGTCATCCATGGTGACGGCGACCAGATCGTTCCGTTCGAGACCACCGGCAAAGTGGCCGCCGCCTCGATCAAGGGTGCCGAGTTGAAAGTCTACAAGGACGCCCCCCACGGGTTTGCCGTGACCCATGCGCAGCAGTTGAATGAAGACCTGCTGGCGTTCCTGAACCGCTGA
- a CDS encoding YbfB/YjiJ family MFS transporter yields the protein MLDTHASLRRSIWLPIFAGLCASLVSIGLARFAYTPLIPTLIQAQWFSANDVVYLGAANLVGYLIGALIGRPIAQRTSNKTALRIMMVAVTLAFFACGFPLSVVWFFAWRLLSGIAGGAIMVLVAATVLPHVPAARRGLASGAIFLGIGLGIAGSGTLVPPLLSLGLQQTWFGLGLLALVLTAASWFAWPAGTQHEALAPSDTSARMPSGVYLLFAQYAFMAAGLVPAMVFLVDYVARGLGDGAHIGAMIWVMYGLGAIVGPVTYGFLADKLGARWSIRVVLAVQALAIGLLPFSGSFTALAVLAVILGSFPPGIVPLALARVHELLPNHHQQQVAWSRATVSFATFQALSGFAYSALFNSSGGQHALLFMIAAGAIVVALALELGMIMLNRRPLDTVPTHTLIAAGNLK from the coding sequence ATGCTCGACACTCACGCATCACTGCGCCGCTCAATCTGGCTTCCCATCTTCGCCGGCCTGTGCGCCAGCCTGGTCAGCATCGGCCTGGCACGCTTCGCCTATACACCGCTGATTCCAACGCTGATCCAGGCTCAGTGGTTTTCGGCGAATGACGTGGTCTACCTCGGTGCCGCGAACCTGGTGGGCTACCTGATCGGTGCGCTGATCGGCCGACCCATCGCCCAGCGCACCTCCAACAAAACCGCCCTGCGCATCATGATGGTGGCGGTGACACTGGCGTTCTTTGCCTGCGGGTTCCCGCTGTCGGTGGTGTGGTTCTTCGCCTGGCGCCTGCTGTCCGGAATTGCCGGTGGCGCAATCATGGTGCTGGTGGCCGCCACCGTACTGCCGCATGTTCCGGCGGCACGACGCGGCCTGGCCAGTGGTGCAATATTCCTGGGGATTGGCCTGGGCATTGCCGGCTCCGGCACGCTCGTACCCCCGCTGTTGAGCCTGGGTCTGCAACAGACCTGGTTTGGCCTCGGCCTGTTGGCGCTGGTCCTGACGGCGGCCAGTTGGTTCGCCTGGCCCGCTGGCACGCAGCATGAAGCATTGGCACCCTCGGACACCTCGGCACGGATGCCTTCCGGCGTTTACCTGTTGTTCGCTCAATACGCCTTCATGGCCGCGGGCCTGGTGCCGGCGATGGTGTTCCTGGTGGATTACGTGGCCCGCGGGCTGGGCGACGGTGCGCATATCGGTGCAATGATCTGGGTGATGTACGGCCTGGGGGCGATTGTGGGCCCGGTCACCTATGGTTTCCTCGCCGACAAACTCGGAGCACGCTGGAGCATCCGCGTGGTGCTGGCGGTGCAGGCGCTTGCAATCGGCCTGTTGCCGTTTTCCGGTTCATTTACCGCCCTGGCGGTGCTTGCCGTGATCCTCGGCTCCTTCCCACCGGGCATCGTGCCGCTGGCACTGGCGCGGGTGCATGAACTGCTGCCCAACCATCATCAGCAACAGGTGGCATGGAGCCGCGCCACCGTGTCCTTTGCGACGTTCCAGGCACTGTCCGGATTTGCCTACTCGGCGCTGTTCAACAGCAGCGGCGGCCAGCACGCGCTGCTGTTCATGATCGCCGCAGGCGCCATCGTGGTCGCACTGGCCCTGGAACTGGGCATGATTATGCTGAACCGTCGACCGCTCGACACGGTCCCAACCCATACGCTCATCGCTGCAGGTAATCTGAAATGA